The genomic interval ATATTAATCAAGAGATTATCGTAAgtcatttcttttcttatgaaCAATTCATTACGCAATGCAAATAATTGGCCACAGCATCGAACAACACAATTTGGtgataattttgaattaaCGAGATATATATGTCTCAACAAAATATACTTATATATTGTTGAAAATGGTGAACTGAACTTGAAGAATGCTCCAATTGTATTTCATTTAGTTGAGTTTTACAAGGAACAAGGAGATGCTTATACAACCAATGGAAACATCTAAGTAATTAAtacaaaacataaaataagCAGGAATGAAGTCCACCATAGAGGCTGAGATAGGAGGAGCGGTTGTGCATGATTTAAGCAAGATTGTCAACAAAGGGATGCTAAACATGTATCAAGAGAAATGTAGTGGCAGCCATAAACGTCAACCAAATAGGCAAACATATCAACCAAAGTGGCCAATTGCTTCTTTCAATTCACACACACATCCATATGCTCCAATAATCCCCCTCAAGCGAAGGATGAAAGGGAAACGACAGCCGAGCTTGACCAACAATCTCCAAGTATGGCTAAAGAAGTTATGGATGGGAGGGTGGATGGGAATAAGTGAACCAAATTCTGGCAGCTCTGTCCGTCCACTTTGGATGGCTCCCATTTTTTGCTCTAACAACCTGAGACCATGAGCCATATATGTTGGAAAAGCTCTATGTGTCTAGTTTATGTACCTTTTTACAGAACTGGATTCGGAGGTCGGAGTCAATCCCAGTTTCGGTTTTAGTGCAGCAAGGTCATTCCAGAAAAATAGAGCAATTGCTTGCTCAAATGATTGATTGCTCAAAATTGCTCCCCCTGAAGGCAAATCAGGATATGACCCAGGCCTTCTTACTGGAAGGGACAAATCTGATTGGaaccaacatatatatatatatatatatataaactctgATAGTCCAACATCGGAAATGATGACGTTAAAACAAAACCTCTAAACAGATCTCTCATccaaatgaaagatgaagaaatcGGATCTTAACCATGGACAACAAATCTCTttaaaatgaaagaagaaataaTAAATTGGCCAAGGAGAAATGAGGAGTTATGACCCCTAAATTGATCTCTCCTCCAAAATGGATTGGGATGGAAGTATGAGAACTTGATTTCTcttcaaaatgaaaagagGAAATCATGAAATGACAATAAACATATGAGGAGTCTTATATGGAAGAACTCCAACAGATTTCTCTCCCAATGATGGAAGAAGATCAGATAATGAGACCGACTTTGATATACTCCTTATAATAAATGATTTGAGGTATGACCTCCCAATTGATCTCTTCTCAAAACGAGAGATGAAGAAATCAGAATGACAAAAGAGACAACAACTTTGTTTCTATGTAGGGTCTGCAGCACTGCTTGCATCCCCTACATAACTATGCAGCTCATAAACACCTTAATGCTCTAATTCTCCCCCTCAAGCTGGATCGAGGGAAACCGCATAACCAAGTTTGAACTAAAGGTGATCAAACTGAGTTAGCGCAAAGGAGAACACTAGCGTAAGGAATGTAAAATATGGACTGATCAGCCGATCTCCATTGGCAAGGAAATAGAAGGGATCCGAATCAAATATATTCGCCGaccaaagagaaaaacaaattgGGAAATGACCTAAGCGAATCGGAAATGACGAGATTACAATGTAATCTCATATAAGATATTCCTCTGAAATAAGATGAAGAATCAAATCTTGACTATGGAAAACAAATTTCTTCTCAACatgaaaagaagaaataaaaaatagcCAAGATGAAATGTGGAGATATGAACTCTGTTGATGCCTCTTTTTCCACAAGCCCAAAATCAAGGCCCGACATGCGAAGAACCGAATCAGAGGTCCTAAAATCATGTCAAGCTTAATATCAAGTCATGCATAAATTAAAACACGACATGCAATTCTCGTAGACCCAAGCTACGCTTTGGGGCTTACACGAGGGTCGTGGTTCGGAAGGTAACAGAGCTTGTGAGGCCCATCGTCAAAATAGAGCAAGTCAACAAATTTTGGGCTTTGGAACCAAAATTCATGCATTATGTGGCTTTAAATTCGACATTGGGCTAGTAGAGAAAGAGATATTCAACCTAATAAAGCCGAGACCCATTTCTGGCCCAAAACCCATCACATAACCCATATCCATTTCCCATTTCAgttgcttcttcttcatttggCAAACACATTCTACCACTTTTTCTGCTAGGATTGGTGCTTGGCTAGTTCCGGCAGCACTAGAAAGTCAGGGAGAGAAAATCACGCATGAATCTTCCAAAGATCTCTTTGATCTCTTACCCTTACCATCTCTTAGAGCGTGATTTAGGGGATTTGGGAAAACCAAGGCCTGAGCACCACCGGCCTATCCCTCTGTCACCACCGTCCTATGCACTGAAGAATTCCTTCAATGAGATGAAGAAAAGTCCCAAGAACCATTGGTCTTTAAGGTTTATCCTCCCTTCCCAACTCCACTATAAAGAGAGAAGGTTGTTGTCTCAAAGGGAGGAATTAAGGAGGATTCAGTCCAAGGGATTGAGGAGGATTCAACCCACAGAGGGGGAAATCATTCCAATTCAATCTGATCTCATCCCAACCCAGAAAAAACCTAGTAGCTTCAAGCAAGAGTGCAAGGTTTATCTCTCTTATCCAAACCCTTACCCACCACACCTTAATCATCATCCAAATCATGTGATCCCATCTTTACTAAACTCACAAGCATCCAGCTCCCATACCATGCCTTCTGTAAGTTTCATGTGAATTTGAATTGCTGCTATGCCTTCTGTAAGTTTCGTGTAAATTTGATTTGTTGTTGTTACGGTTAGGCAAATCTCTGCCGTTATAAGTGAATCGCTACTGTTATAAGTGAATCCCTACTGTTATAAGTGAATTGTTGCTGTTACTATCAAGTCATatcaatcacaataaaatcgtTCTTAGATCCTTTCCTCGATCAATTTTGGGCCTAATCGCACTGCAAAAACACACTCTTACATTTGACGACTACACTGGGGAGACTAGGTTGTGATTCAAAAATCGATTCATCATGCAGTACTTTAATTCAACCAGGCACAACAACAAGTAGTGTTCTATTTCCAAAGGCTTATACATTTGTCAAATCGTTCTGACTTCACATTGAAGCTAGAACCAAATTGAAGCTAAGTCTTCTGAACTCTCTTtgaattttcatatttcttaatcATTCTTACCCATTTTTGGCTAAAGTATTTCACGCTACCTTATTAAGTTGTTTATAGCTAACAAGCACCCATGACATGCACTTGGCTAGCTATGTTCTAGGTGTCTTATTCGTGCTAAtctttaattttgtttcattGGAGGTACAACTGTTATCTCAACTTCATGTTTGAAGCAAAACTAAAGGAGCCATCCACACTATGTCTGAGAGGGAAATCTATTTTAATTCCTACAATAGACTTGGTAAATTGCACTTTATTTTCGATGCTCAATATCTCTATGTAGCCATGCTCGTACAAGACCATGTATTTACAATTGTGTCATCCATCCGACAACATAAGATCTGATGAACCGACGACGATATTTTCCACAGAGTCTCCTAGTCCAAGTACCAACATGCAACATCTCACTAACTAATTGTCCATCTCAGCACCAACTTATTCAGTGTTAGCAGTAGTCTTCCACTTAAGCTCGTCGATGATCATCCAAGGAGCATAAGTCCCTCATAATTCTTTGGTGATATTCACTGATGAAACTAATGCAAGCAAGCTCGAATTCTAATCCAGCAAACACACTTGGGGGATAACATTCTAACTAATTCCAATTCGCTCCCAACAATACTCTCTTCCACCACAAGACTTTTTAATCGGATACTCATGCATCAAGCTCATCTCATCTGAAGAGTAACTGGTGCCAACATAAGGCCGGCCTTGAGATTTCCGGGGCTCGAAGCGACGAGAAAAATTGGGGCCccttgtcaaaaaaaaattttgaaacaataaattttttgaaacaacaaaatatagtaataaaacattcaataataataaaatactataatgtttgaaacaaaaatattaaagttacaaatatcattACCTTTTACTCAAAAATTGCCGTTCTTACATTCTTGGAAGCAAAAGTGTCAATTAAGCACAAACATTCAAGCTTTTTCGCCAACTTCTTTTCAATCGATAACATAGCCAAACCATTCAGTCTTTCTTGAGACATAGTTGATCGAAGATAAGATTTGATCAACTTTAACTTCAAAAAGCTTCTCTCAGCACATGCAACAGTAACAAGTATGGTTAACAAAAGTTTGTAAGCAATCCAAGCATTTGGGTAGCAACCATCCATTTGCTTCAAGTAGCTCAACACATCAACTGCTCTTCGTGCTTCTTTTGGTATAGACCCTTTCAAATAGCTCAACTCTTCAAATAGTTCAGCCCCAATAATATCATATTTATCACCATCCTTGAACAACTTTTCAAGATTCATACAAAAGTTCATCAATGTTTCATCATCTGTGGACTTCAACTTCTCCCACTTGAATAAAAGCCCAAAATCTTCTTCATATTTCTTAAACTGTTCAAATCTACTTTGAAGTGAAGAAAATGCTTGATCAATAATATAATAGAAGTAACCAACCTTAAATGATTCAAGAGCAGCTTGTGCCACCTCTTCATTATCACTGTCACTTTTGTCAAAATGCTTCTTATTCTTAATGGGTCTCTTTTCACGAAATTCAGCTGCAATTCCCATCTCACTTGTAATTTCTTTAGGTCTGATCAAGGCCTTATCAAATCCATTTTCTCTATAGTTATGCACAAAAGAAATAAGCTTTGCCAATTCTTGAACAGCAACATCGACGTGCATGTCCTCTGATTGAAGAAGTTTACTCACAATATTGATAGCATTCAACAGTTCATACCAAATAACCATGCCAAATAAGAACTCAAAATTCTCCATCTCATGTTTCGCCAGGCATTGAGCATCAGACCTTGTTTTAGAATCAACATCATTTTCCCCCAAGTAAGTTAATGCATCTCTTATTTTGGGAGCTTGGAATCTAAATGCTTTCACACTTTCAACACGACTTTCCAATCGTGTTTCAAATAATGGCTTAAGAGTAAGACCTTGCACATAGTCCTTGAACACTTGCCATCGCTTTGTAGAAGATGAGAAGAATGAGTATATATTTGTTGCACCACTCCAAAAAAATAATCAGCTTTGTCATCACAATTAGCCATATCAGAAATAGCAAGATTCAAACTATGACAACCACAAGTGGTATATAATGCTCTAGGATTTACCTCAAGAAGCCTTTTCTGCACACCTTTGTCTTTGCCCCTCATATTAGAACCATTGTCATATCATTGTCCTCGTATATTATTAATATTGAGTTTATGATTGTGCAATGCATTCTTAAGCTCATTAAACAATTCAAGCCCCGATGTATCATCCACTTTTAGaaactgtaaaaaaaaaactctcttACCACAATAGGACTTGATGTAACATCAACACACCGGATGATAAGAGACATTTGTTCATCATGACTCGCATCTGGAGTGCAATCAAGTATAACATAATAGTACACTGCTTCTTTGATTGTTGCAATGATGGAAGCCTTTACCTCATTTTCTAGTAGttgaataattttattttggatCTTGTGACTCAAGTAATGGTAATGAGTTTCCTTCTTTGACACACGTCGAACATGTTCTTGCATCACCGGATCAAATTCAGCAATCATCTCAATCATTTGTAAGAAAATTTCATTTCTCTCCTCATACAATTTTTCATTATCCCCACGAAAGGCCAAATTGTTTTCTGCAAGTCTTTTCACAATCACAAGGATCCTCAATAGTACTTGCCGCCAATGTTCTTTCTCCTTCTTTATTTGCTCTTTCACACTTTAATCAATTGTGGCCTGTTTTTTCAATCTTGTTTCCAATTCAACCCAACTAGTAAAGCAGTTGATGTGATGACCATTTTTTTCATGACTAGCAAGCATTTGACCGATATTCCTCCAATCATTGAATCATTCAATCATTCATTTGCAAGTTTACCTAACATACTCTTGTTGTGATATTTCTTGAACAATTTACAACAAAAGCATAACACCTTGAAGAATAATACACTTTTTAATACTGTGAATAATCAATTATCGAAAGAAGTTTTAATTGGTACTAACCAACCCAGCTACCCAGCCAGCTAGCCagcttaattaataaatcTTCACTCTGTTCCTACATTCCATTATTAAAATTCATATATCAATTAACCTTGTATCAGTGATGTACATAtccgttttcttttcttataaaCTAATAATCAGATTATTCCAAATATTCAGATCCTTGGATTTTACGACATAATTATTGCAAAATGTAGCGGTGAACCCAGCAGGGCAGAACATGAAGGAGGCAGTAGAAGAATCTTACAACCTCACCCTAAAGCTATATAGATACTGTGAATTCTCAAACCCAATAAAACTTCCAATCAAACATACACATTTCACATTAGATCCATCAACATAAAATTGATCAATTTTTGTCCTTCACTCAACAATGTTTAGCAGAAACTTTCTAATAACACAGCTCTACCCCAATATAGAATAAGTTTCACCAACTGCTTGGTTTCAATCAAAAAAATGTCAAAGAACCCAATTTGGGAGATTCATATGACCAATCTTATTCTATAGAAACTAAATTGATTTACTCATCTCCGttttaacaccaaaataacaataaaaatgcatcaaattcatcaagcaacacACCCAAagctactcaaattgaaacagTTACAGTCAATCGAAATCTAACCATTCAAAGATACTTAAAGATGACAAAGATTCAAAGAAGAAGGTGACTTGTGATAATAAAAGCCGGATGAGAAAAGTTGGCGGGTGAAGAACCCAGATTTGTGTCAAAATTTCGGGATGAGGAGCGAAGCAGTGGAGGAATTCAGCCGCATGTCCATCACCACAAACTCTTAATCAATGTAAAACTGATATAAGGGCAAAAATGTAATTTTGTCATTATGAACAGTACCCCCGATGGTGAAAAGTAAGATTAATTTTAGGGGCCCTTAAAATTAGGGGCCCAAAGCTGGTGCTTTAATGGCTTTAGGCCAAGGCTGGCCCTGTGCCAACACCATGCAAACTTATTACATTCACATACTATGAGGCAACCCCACAACATGCAATTGTAAAGGAAAGACACAACCTTTCATACAACATCATCATACCCTTCCATGCTCAGTCCAAATTACTCATGCTTAGTCATTAGCTAGTGATATTTACTTGATGCCATCAAGGAAAACTCTTTTCACAAGCAGACCAAACACATTACAAACAAGCATAACTAGAATAAACTCGAAGCAGTAGCTGTTAGCATATTTATTCATACTTTCTGTTGTTAAAAATGATACAAATCAGATTCTTAGCAGTCAAGCACAAATGATACTAATTCAATTCTCATGCCTTATATCTTGATTGCACACTTGGGGGCTAATAAAAATCAGTTTCCTAAAGCTCTAGTCATGTTGTCAATGATCATAGAACATAGTACACTCCCAGCAAAAAGCATGTAGACTTCCACCAGCATGAATACATATTCCCAGCAGCAAGCAACATATTCCAAGCATCAAGTATACACATTTCCAACAAAAAGCGTAACACATTCTCAGTAATCGGTGCAATACACTTTCAAGCAACATGCATAATACAATCCCATTGATGAGCATAATACGCTCACAACAATAGGATACATGAAAGGAGACACCGATTTTTTGGCGACGAAGATCCATACAAGAAGACATTTCATCCCAAGCAAACCCATTACTTCAAATCGATGTATCATGCCATAAACAATAGGCAAAAAAAGTAGAAATGAAAGGCTTGAAGGAATAAGATATTACTAAATGACACAACACTTTCCCAGCAGCAAGTCTGAGGCATGCCAAACAGCCAAGCAACTGCTGTTATTACTTGGTTGTTGTTACtcatcaaacaaaacaaaggatGAAATTCAGTTGTTGTTACTTAGCTCTGTTACTTGGTTGTTGTTACTCatcaaataaaacaaaagatGAAACTTACCGCTGTTACGTATCAAGTATCAAGCAAAACATATCCAACTCTCCCCCATTGACCAACTACAAGCCAAGTTTTATCAAGCAAGTCTTGTCAAGCCAAAACACATAAAAATCCATTCAAGCATAAGCAAGCAGACAAAGAAACAAATGGCTTACCAGACTCATATACTCATTCCCGTGGACGTCACTCAAATCCTCCTCTTGCACAGACTTGGAAGAATCATATGAGGAACCAGCCACATCACTGAAATCCTCCTCATGCACAAACTTGAAAGAATCATATGAGGAACCAACCACATCACTCAAATCCTCACTACCACTGGAACCACTTTCCTCATGATCTACATAAAGAATACCTCAATTACACAAGCCACgcaataaatataaagacTAATCATATATCAAGCAAAATCAACAAGCCAAGCAGTAAAGTTACAAGTAATACACCAAGCGAATCAACAAGCCAAGCAGCAAAGATACGAGTCATACATCAAGCAAATTAACAAGCCAAGCAACAAAGATATGAGTCCTACACCAAGCAAAGCAACAAACCAAGCAACAAAGATACAAGTCATACACCAAGAAAATCAACAAGCCAAGCAACGAAGATACAAACTGTAGTCATACACCAAGCACAATCTACAC from Argentina anserina chromosome 2, drPotAnse1.1, whole genome shotgun sequence carries:
- the LOC126784121 gene encoding uncharacterized protein LOC126784121, which produces MIEMIAEFDPVMQEHVRRVSKKETHYHYLSHKIQNKIIQLLENEVKASIIATIKEAVYYYVILDCTPDASHDEQMSLIIRCVDVTSSPIVRWQVFKDYVQGLTLKPLFETRLESRVESVKAFRFQAPKIRDALTYLGENDVDSKTRSDAQCLAKHEMENFEFLFGMVIWYELLNAINIVSKLLQSEDMHVDVAVQELAKLISFVHNYRENGFDKALIRPKEITSEMGIAAEFREKRPIKNKKHFDKSDSDNEEVAQAALESFKVGYFYYIIDQAFSSLQSRFEQFKKYEEDFGLLFKWEKLKSTDDETLMNFCMNLEKLFKDGDKYDIIGAELFEELSYLKGSIPKEARRAVDVLSYLKQMDGCYPNAWIAYKLLLTILVTVACAERSFLKLKLIKSYLRSTMSQERLNGLAMLSIEKKLAKKLECLCLIDTFASKNVRTAIFE